DNA sequence from the Butyricimonas faecalis genome:
CTGGGAGTCAGGGTCTATCCATCCGGACATCGTGCTTCGAGACTTGATAAAAATCCTGCATCCCGAACTGGTGACAGAAGAATTGTATTATTTCAGACATTTGGAATAATTTGTAAATTCAAGCTTTAGATTAATACCACGTATGCACCGCAACACCATTATATTCACATTGTTAATTCCTTTAGCAGTCATTTTGTTCGTGCTAGATTTATTATCCGGAGATTCAGCCCTTACGGTCGGAGAGGTATGGAATGCATTGACAGGCAACGAGGTTGACGAGATTACCCGAAATATCGTATTGTCGATCCGGTTGGTTAGAACGATTGTAGCACTACTCATCGGTGTGGCTCTATCGATAAGCGGCTTGCAAATGCAAACTGTTTTTCGCAATCCCTTGGCAGATCCTTATCTGTTGGGGGTTAGCTCCGGTTCCGGTTTAGGTGTTGCATTCTTCATTTTGGGTGCACCATTACTCGGTTTAAATCACTCCGTCTTTTGGCAATCCGTGGGAATTGTCGGAGCCGGTTGGGGCGGTGCTATCCTGGTATTACTACTCATAGCCATTATCAGCCGCTACATGAAAAATATATTAGGAGTATTGATCATGGGGGTCATGATCGGTTATATCGCGGGTGCTATTGTACAGATATTACAATACTTAAGTTCAGCCGAGCAACTGAAAATGTTTTTCCTTTGGTCCATGGGTTCCCTGGGACATGTAACGACCATCAAACTGTTTATCATGATACCCGTGGTCTGTATCGGTACCATACTGTCCGTCTATTGCATCAAAGCCTTGAACCTTCTTTTGCTGGGAGACAGTTACGCACAAACGATGGGACTTAACATTCGAAAGGCCCGGACTCTCATTTTTATATCAACCACACTGCTTACGGGAACTGTAACCGCATTTTGTGGTCCCGTGGGTTTCCTGGGGCTTGCCGTTCCTCATGTGGCCCGTATGTTGTTCAACAATGCCGACCACCGGACGTTATTGCCCGGAAGTATATTATTAGGGATCATCGCCATGTTAGCGTGCGACATCGTTGCCAAAACACTTATTTTACCCGTTAATTGCATTACTGCTTTACTAGGCATCCCGGTTATTATTTGGGTGGTATACAAAAACCTTCGTGTAGCATGATACAACTGAAAGATTTAACATTAGGATACGGACAACGCATCTTGCTGGACCGCGTGTCAGCCAAATTGAGTGAAGGAGGTTTAATCGCCTTATTGGGGCGCAATGGCAGTGGAAAGAGCACCTTGTTGCGAGCCATCGCCAGATT
Encoded proteins:
- a CDS encoding FecCD family ABC transporter permease; amino-acid sequence: MHRNTIIFTLLIPLAVILFVLDLLSGDSALTVGEVWNALTGNEVDEITRNIVLSIRLVRTIVALLIGVALSISGLQMQTVFRNPLADPYLLGVSSGSGLGVAFFILGAPLLGLNHSVFWQSVGIVGAGWGGAILVLLLIAIISRYMKNILGVLIMGVMIGYIAGAIVQILQYLSSAEQLKMFFLWSMGSLGHVTTIKLFIMIPVVCIGTILSVYCIKALNLLLLGDSYAQTMGLNIRKARTLIFISTTLLTGTVTAFCGPVGFLGLAVPHVARMLFNNADHRTLLPGSILLGIIAMLACDIVAKTLILPVNCITALLGIPVIIWVVYKNLRVA